The SAR202 cluster bacterium DNA window TTCTTGCTCATATACTTTTGCTGTAATCCCTTTTAGAGCTTGAAATCGACCAAAAGATTTAGTTACTTCACTTGTAGTAATTATTTCTTTACCAATTTGTTTTTTTTCTTTTTTTTGCATAATCAATGCTCCTTATATTGATTAACGTATGCCAATACCTAAAGATTTCTCTACTTTTTTACTCAGATTCGATAGTGCAATTGAAATAATCCAGAATAAAAATGCAACTACACAAAGTGCTTCTAATTGCCTCCCAAAAAATTCTGGATCTTGTTCTGGAATTATTCTACCTACTTGTAATAGGTCAGTTAAAGCGAGTATAAATACCAGTGAAGTATCCTTGAATACACCAATAAATGTGCTTATTAATGCTGGAATAACTACTCTGATTGCTTGTGGAAGGATAATAAGCAGCATTTTATTTACGTATCCGAGATTTAGACTGTCTGCAGCTTCTATTTGCCCCTTAGGTATGGATTGGAGTCCCCCACGAATTACTTCTGCAGTATAGGCACTGGTAAAAGCTGACAATATTATCATTGCTCTAACAACAACACTAACCTCATTAATCCCCCAGAATGCTGGAAGAAACTTTGGTAAGACAAACCAAGCTAATAATAACCAAGCTACTAATGGAGCTCCTCGAATTGTTTCAATGTAAATTGTACACACTATTTTTATTGCGGGAAGATTACTTGCTCTTCCGATAGCAAAAAGAACACCTAGAGGGAAACCAAAGCCTATAGCTATACAAGC harbors:
- a CDS encoding amino acid ABC transporter ATP-binding protein → MQKKEKKQIGKEIITTSEVTKSFGRFQALKGITAKVYEQEVVVVLGPSGSGKSTFIRTLNRLEPHDSGTIIVDGVELND
- a CDS encoding ABC transporter permease subunit (The N-terminal region of this protein, as described by TIGR01726, is a three transmembrane segment that identifies a subfamily of ABC transporter permease subunits, which specificities that include histidine, arginine, glutamine, glutamate, L-cystine (sic), the opines (in Agrobacterium) octopine and nopaline, etc.) yields the protein MQNFFKWGFETFFGSIFNTLITLLSLIIIFFFINGLLGFISTSEWEVVKVNRRLLLIGRMPPEHEYRVWPILWIASYLIIASIKTWGSPSYKDLLYIALGITIVCIIFTTSSTYIWVLTSILICVFSYATTAFITKSTTVNNTNKKILITFWILLLPIIFAILLVGDGPKPTLWGGFLLNIILACIAIGFGFPLGVLFAIGRASNLPAIKIVCTIYIETIRGAPLVAWLLLAWFVLPKFLPAFWGINEVSVVVRAMIILSAFTSAYTAEVIRGGLQSIPKGQIEAADSLNLGYVNKMLLIILPQAIRVVIPALISTFIGVFKDTSLVFILALTDLLQVGRIIPEQDPEFFGRQLEALCVVAFLFWIISIALSNLSKKVEKSLGIGIR